The following are encoded in a window of Geoanaerobacter pelophilus genomic DNA:
- a CDS encoding branched-chain amino acid ABC transporter permease, whose amino-acid sequence MQLSDQIAQYLVSGLSTGAIYALIGIGFAIIYNSTEIINFAQGELVMLGGMFTLFFLNVTRLPLPIAILLAVAATTVSGILFERLTIRPLKSPSQISLIIITIGGSILIRGIAMTVWGKDTHSLPAFSGSEPLSIGAATILPQHLWIFGLTAIAIIANKLFFQYTITGKAMRACAANRRAAGLVGIDVKRMVLFSFAISAILGSLAGIIVAPLTMTSYDVGIMLGLKGFCAAIIGGLSGGIGTVLGGLLLGMLESLGAGLISSGYKDAIAFIILLLILFIRPQGLFGKAQTDRV is encoded by the coding sequence ATGCAACTATCTGATCAAATTGCTCAATATCTGGTCTCCGGCCTTTCAACAGGGGCTATATATGCCCTCATTGGGATAGGTTTCGCGATTATCTACAACTCTACCGAGATTATTAACTTTGCCCAGGGTGAGCTTGTGATGCTGGGTGGCATGTTCACACTGTTTTTTCTCAATGTGACTCGTCTCCCGCTTCCGATTGCCATTTTGCTGGCAGTAGCAGCTACAACCGTTTCCGGAATCCTTTTTGAAAGGCTGACCATCAGGCCACTTAAGTCACCGTCACAAATCAGCCTGATTATTATCACCATCGGGGGCAGCATCCTTATCAGAGGGATTGCCATGACAGTTTGGGGTAAAGACACTCATTCCCTGCCGGCATTTTCCGGAAGTGAGCCACTTTCCATAGGTGCTGCAACCATCCTTCCTCAACACCTCTGGATTTTTGGTCTTACCGCTATTGCTATTATTGCCAATAAGCTTTTTTTCCAGTACACCATCACCGGCAAGGCGATGAGAGCTTGTGCCGCTAATAGACGGGCCGCAGGTCTTGTCGGTATTGATGTGAAAAGGATGGTGCTGTTCTCGTTTGCCATTAGTGCGATCCTCGGCTCACTTGCCGGCATCATCGTTGCTCCTCTTACGATGACATCATATGACGTTGGTATCATGTTAGGTTTGAAAGGGTTTTGCGCTGCTATTATCGGAGGGCTTTCCGGTGGAATCGGTACCGTACTCGGCGGATTGCTGCTCGGTATGCTCGAATCTCTAGGGGCGGGCTTAATCTCATCCGGGTATAAAGATGCTATAGCCTTTATCATCCTCCTGCTCATACTGTTTATACGGCCCCAAGGGCTTTTCGGAAAAGCCCAAACAGATCGGGTGTAA
- a CDS encoding ABC transporter substrate-binding protein, translating to MKRFLFAATVLIISSLWSAHCFASSGPIKIGALFSVTGPPSFLGEPERNSAKMVVDEINAKGGIKGRKLELVVYDTQGDATKAVQAANRLIKEDKVVAIIGPSTTGESMAIIPVAEKEAIPLISCAAGSKITDPVKKWVFKTAQNDGLAVTKIYEHLKKKGINKIAILTVSDGFGSSGREQLKANAAKFGVQVVVDDTYGPKDTDMTAQLTKIRGSKAQAIICWGTNPGPAVIAKNVKQLGVKLPLFMSHGVSSKKFIELAGDASEGIILPSGRVIVSDVLPASDKQKKSLLAFVKDYQNHYKAEGDHFGGHAWDAVMLLKGAIERGGDTPSAIRDQLEKTQNFAGIGGIFTYSASDHAGLTKDAFVLVEIKKKDWSLVK from the coding sequence ATGAAACGTTTTCTGTTTGCTGCAACCGTGCTCATTATATCTTCACTCTGGTCAGCGCACTGTTTTGCTTCTTCAGGTCCGATAAAGATCGGCGCGCTGTTTTCTGTAACCGGTCCGCCATCATTCCTTGGTGAACCAGAACGCAATTCGGCCAAGATGGTTGTTGATGAAATCAATGCCAAAGGTGGCATCAAGGGGCGTAAACTTGAGCTGGTCGTTTATGACACCCAGGGAGATGCTACAAAAGCGGTGCAGGCTGCTAACCGACTGATCAAGGAAGATAAGGTGGTTGCCATTATTGGCCCGAGTACCACGGGTGAGTCTATGGCAATTATTCCCGTTGCCGAAAAAGAGGCGATTCCTCTCATATCTTGCGCTGCTGGAAGCAAGATTACTGATCCAGTTAAGAAATGGGTTTTCAAGACTGCCCAGAATGATGGACTGGCAGTAACCAAAATTTATGAGCACCTGAAAAAGAAGGGGATCAATAAAATAGCAATACTTACCGTATCCGACGGTTTTGGCTCTTCCGGTCGCGAACAGCTCAAAGCTAATGCGGCTAAATTTGGAGTACAGGTAGTAGTGGATGATACCTACGGGCCTAAAGACACTGACATGACGGCACAACTGACAAAAATACGCGGGAGCAAAGCCCAGGCCATTATCTGCTGGGGCACAAACCCCGGGCCTGCGGTAATTGCTAAAAATGTCAAGCAATTGGGGGTTAAGCTCCCTCTCTTTATGAGTCACGGTGTTTCATCGAAGAAATTCATAGAGCTTGCAGGTGATGCTTCTGAGGGGATTATCCTTCCTTCCGGTAGGGTGATCGTTTCCGATGTCCTGCCTGCCAGCGACAAACAGAAAAAAAGCTTGCTCGCCTTTGTAAAGGACTACCAGAATCACTATAAGGCCGAGGGTGACCACTTTGGCGGCCACGCCTGGGATGCTGTTATGCTCCTCAAAGGTGCTATCGAGCGCGGTGGCGATACCCCTTCAGCCATTCGCGATCAGCTTGAAAAAACGCAAAACTTTGCAGGGATCGGTGGCATTTTTACCTACTCTGCTTCAGATCACGCCGGCTTGACCAAGGATGCCTTTGTCTTGGTTGAAATTAAGAAAAAAGACTGGTCTCTGGTCAAGTGA